The segment ATTTCCTGCAGAGAGATAGGTTTAACGTAACTACAAATATTATTATATAGCTTTATGCCAACTATTTAGGACTAGCTTTTTagatcctcattcatcaagcattCCTCTTTAAATCCATTTATAGAGTTCTTCCAAACCGatccatataaaaattattataattcatAATACAATAACATAGAATTAAGATTACCAGCTAAAAAAGTTTGCAAACTAAACCCCTAAAAATGGAGAAGGTTTTAATTTTTTGTTAAGAAACTGTAGTTTGGGCAAAAACAATGATCATATTAAAAATACTTATGCCTTAGGTAAAAAAGTATTAAAAACATATCCTTCTTGAAACATAATCTCAAAAATGAAAAACCAAATATCATGATGCTTGATTAATTAAATCTTTAAATAATGGAACTTGCTTTTAAAAGTAGAGCATTTGgaaaatttacaaaataatatgattaatctatagAGATAAGCCAATCTTCTGTccatataatatttaataatacttGATGATTTattaacatatataaatataaaaataaaatactaagtTAATTGTTATGGATACTCCTAGAATGGGGAGTCTTTATTTTACAAGGTAAAATTATATTTGTTCATAATAACAGCTTACACAAAGCTTATAAAGTTATTAATTAAATATACTATAAGCTAATCAAAAAAGTGTATAAACTCACAACATATGAATTTGACAAGTCTAATGTAAACAACATTTATTATCAACGAATAAAAAGTAATCACATTATATAGTTACCTGAGCTTCAAAAATCATATTATTCTCTGTGACAAATCGATCAAAATTTGGAGATAATTCTATGATCTTGAATTCTAGTTCTCTGTTCTTGAGTTGTACTTTTGCAAGCTCAGTTTGGGATTCTTTAACCTAATAAGAAGCATTCAATAACAACTGTTAGATGGGCATAAATCGTTTCTAGATCAAAGATCTTGAcaaacaaaaatagaaaataatacaGCCAAACCTTTTATGGAATAAAAATATActttatatttttggttaccTGAGCTCTCAAAACTTCGTTCTCTTTCTTGTGCTTTTGGCATTCAACTTGTGATCTTGCAAGCTAATAAGTAGAATTCAATAACTCTTTCTAAATAAGCAATAGAATGTTTAAGATCAATGAGTTTAGTACCATATTATGGCTTCTTACCTCCTCTAGAAGCTCATAAACATAATCTTGCTTTTTTTTTCTAGAACGTCGGGCTGATTCCCTGTTAGCAAGCTTTCTAATTGATAGAGAATGCACCGATGGAACcggaaataataaaaattattgagatGTTAATATGCTAGCAAGATATACTTATCCTTTTATATGGTATTATAGACTTAGGAGCCTGATTATTACATTAATATGTTAACAATATTTTATGCTAGAAATAAAGGTAAAGCATGATATGCTTAAGGAAATAGTTCTAAATGTATTCTAACTAATGATCGATAAACAAATGCCTCATTGAGTTATCAAATAGGAATATCAACATAtcacttaatatatatataatgtttaCCTTTTTAATTGCTTTTCTTCCATAGGGTCCATATTTTTTGCAGTCTGCGTTTCTCCTCCTTTATCAGTTGACGACCTACTAtatgatccacctgaaggtatatcATTTGGAAACCTTAATCCCTGGATAAGAGGGAAAGAAAAAATTGTGTGTTATATCATGAAAAATTCAGAATAcacaattttaagtgaaaatggtGAGAAACTAGTTTAGATGACATAAACAAATAGCATCATATAATATCCACAAAAGCTATTTTTGTGGAGTAGTGCATGACATATACTGAATTATTTTCTACATGTGTTTTCCTATGGCAGGTGTTGATCATGCTAAAAAAAAGTATAATATCGACATAACCAGATCATTACAGTCGCTCAGCCCATCTATTCATAGGATCACGTATTATTAAAACTTATTCTTTGAGACAGAATCGAATGTCCTAAAAGTATGCAGTTCTTACCGCCGCGGCACCGGCCTCGTCCAGCTTGCACCTTAGATTAGCCTCTGAGTACTCCGTGCTGGAGTTTGCCTCCATGCTAGAAGATTGGTGGTTAGGAGGTGGTGCCAGAAGAAGGGAGGATGAAGGATTAACATGGTCGACTTCCATGTTGACCGCATCCACGTTGCCTGCAGGCAGCTGCTCTTCCAGGAGATGAGAGGCATACTGCTCCATGTCATGCTCCGAAAGCATCCATGCCCGGAGATCATCAATATCTGAGAACAATCTCTCCATGACAACTcgttcttctcccttctcttcgATCTGCGACGCTCGAGGAGATGTATCCTTATGGACGACTATATATATAAGCATGAGGGAAAGGATGGATTGAAGCATGCATGAGTCGAAAATTCTATCGGGACGGATTTGGATTTTATTTTCCTTCATCTTTCCATGTAAGGAACGAAGATCCTTTTAACGAATTTATTGCCTTTTTTTGCACTCCTCTTCGACTCTCTTTGAGCTTTCCATAGTTGTCTATTTAATTTATTACCTTCTCTTACCTTTTCCTCCATGGTTTACTCCCGCCACCTTCAATCTCTCTTCCAACGCTCGACCACTCTCCCCCATCTCCTTCAACTCCACTCTCTGCTCCTCAAAACCGCTTTCGACCACCACCCCTTCTTCGCCTCCCGACTCGTTGCCTCTCTATGCTCGCTCTCCCTCCACCACGCCCATTCCCTCTTCTCCCACCTCCCCTTCCCCCCTCCCGTCTTCGCCTGGAACTCCATCATCCGTGCTTACGCCAACTCCGCTTCCCCTGTTGAAGCACTCCATTTTTTCTCGGCCCTCCGGCAAGCCGGGGTCGCACCGGATAACTTCACCTACCCCTTTGTTCTCAAGGCCTGCGGGCGTTCATCCTTGCTGCGAGCAGGTGGGATGCTTCATGGCTTGGCTTTGAAGTCGGGGTTTTTATCGGATTTGTATGTGGGGAGCACCCTTCTGCATATGTATGCTAGTTGTCGAATTATTGCATGTGCCCGGAAGACGTTTGATGAAATGGAGGTGAGAGAAGATGTTGCCTTGTGGAGCTCCATGATCGAGGGATATGTTGCTTGGTAGGTGAAAACTCACTTTAGCGAACCGGTTTTATTTAGTTTTCGATATGTTTCCTAAAGTGCGTGTCGCTTTGTCTCTGAAAACACCTGATACGTACTCAACTCTAGAAGTAACTCCGATTTCTTGATTCAGTCAATGAAATTTAGCTAAAGCACAACtgatctttcttacaacctacagttcatgatcaaGACATCGGCACTTTTTGCAATTTTGTGCCATGAAGTATTTTAACGAGCAAAATCATTATTATCTAAGGGCTCGACCTTCATATGCATATTTATCGGTTCTTCATGTGCGCACTAAATGCATTGAATAATCTATTTGTTCTTATGTTCCTTTATTTTCCATTTGCAATTTTCGATTCCTTATTGCAATTTATGATCCTCTGCTGTGTGCTCTATACTTCCTGACCTCTATAGCTTTGCCTTTGTTCTGGTTCCATGTAATTTAATTTTCAGAACTGCAGCATATGCATCAAACTCTTATTCATGGAGGTTCTTTTGTGTGCACAGTGATCGTCCTCTTGATTCTTTAGTGGTGTTTCAACAAATGAGACGGGCAAATGTTGAACCCAACTCTGTCACTCTGGTAAGCTTGCTTTCTGCTTCCAGCCATCTAGCTTGTCCGAGCATTGGTCGATCTGTACATTCATACATAACAACAAATGATATCAAATTGGACGTTGCTTTAGGAACTGCTCTTGTCAACATGTATGCTAAGTGTGGGCATGTAGAGGAAGCCTTCCAAGTTTTCAAATCCATGGAGGAAAGGAACCTGCAGTCGTGGACGATCATGATTTCAGGATTTGCGGTTAATGGCCATAGGAAAGAAGCAATCGCTCTATTCTCTCAAATGGAAGCTTCTGGTCTGAAACCAGACAGCACTTTGTTCTCCATCATCTTAAGTGCTTGCAGCCACTTGGGTATGGTAGATGAAGGCCGGAGCTATTTTAGCAAGATGGTGGATGCATACAATATCCAACCGACAATCGAGCATTATGGCTGCATGGTCGATTTGTTTGGACGAGCAGGTTTGGTGGATACTGCTTATGAGTTCATAAAAAACATGCCTATTGCTCCAAATGGTGTTATACTAAGGTCTTTCTTCGGAGCATGCAGGAAAAATGGTAAAATTACCATTGTGGATGGTGAACTGAATCGATTGATGAAGCTTTTGCTCCAAGAGGAGCCTGATCTTGGAGCAAACTATGTGCTTGCTGCTAACATGTCCGCATTGTCTGATAAATGGAGTGATGCAGCCAAGCTACATGGCAGCATTCCAGAGAGGGGTTTGAAGAAAGTTGCTGGATGCAGTTGGGTGGAAGTGCATGGAAGAATTGTTGAATGGGACGAAATGGGAATTGGTGGATGACCATGATGCTGAAAAGTAAGCCCAAGCACAGTTATATGTTCAAACTATAATAAACAAGAAGCAGGGCGTAAAAGATTCAATCTTCTTTAGTAGTTTGTTACTGTGGGTAATTACTAAAAGGGATTGACAGAACCTTTATACAATTCCTGAAATTTTTATGCAATGCCACATGGTCCTTTTCATGCAGATGTTGCCTATAAATGGGGCTTTGACAGAATAATACTAGCTTCAGGCCAATGTGATGCATGAGGAAGAGGGTGATGAAGGCTTGAGAATGAGATTATTTTGTTGCTGTGGAAGCCATggccatcatttttttttcctagTTATG is part of the Elaeis guineensis isolate ETL-2024a chromosome 15, EG11, whole genome shotgun sequence genome and harbors:
- the LOC140854000 gene encoding uncharacterized protein, which gives rise to MERLFSDIDDLRAWMLSEHDMEQYASHLLEEQLPAGNVDAVNMEVDHVNPSSSLLLAPPPNHQSSSMEANSSTEYSEANLRCKLDEAGAAAGLRFPNDIPSGGSYSRSSTDKGGETQTAKNMDPMEEKQLKRKLANRESARRSRKKKQDYVYELLEELARSQVECQKHKKENEVLRAQVKESQTELAKVQLKNRELEFKIIELSPNFDRFVTENNMIFEAQAEGNKDKGLHGQQFNATADQLGANSKSAGGKHSCAESMQKDRLDGFFDF
- the LOC105036829 gene encoding pentatricopeptide repeat-containing protein At1g50270-like, with product MVYSRHLQSLFQRSTTLPHLLQLHSLLLKTAFDHHPFFASRLVASLCSLSLHHAHSLFSHLPFPPPVFAWNSIIRAYANSASPVEALHFFSALRQAGVAPDNFTYPFVLKACGRSSLLRAGGMLHGLALKSGFLSDLYVGSTLLHMYASCRIIACARKTFDEMEVREDVALWSSMIEGYVACDRPLDSLVVFQQMRRANVEPNSVTLVSLLSASSHLACPSIGRSVHSYITTNDIKLDVALGTALVNMYAKCGHVEEAFQVFKSMEERNLQSWTIMISGFAVNGHRKEAIALFSQMEASGLKPDSTLFSIILSACSHLGMVDEGRSYFSKMVDAYNIQPTIEHYGCMVDLFGRAGLVDTAYEFIKNMPIAPNGVILRSFFGACRKNGKITIVDGELNRLMKLLLQEEPDLGANYVLAANMSALSDKWSDAAKLHGSIPERGLKKVAGCSWVEVHGRIVEWDEMGIGG